A section of the Halichoerus grypus chromosome 11, mHalGry1.hap1.1, whole genome shotgun sequence genome encodes:
- the UCP3 gene encoding putative mitochondrial transporter UCP3 produces MVGLKPSEVPPTTAVKFLGAGTAACFADLLTFPLDTAKVRLQIQGENQATQAAQRAQYRGVLGTILTMVRTEGPRSPYNGLVAGLQRQMSFASIRIGLYDSVKQFYTPKGADHSSITTRILAGCTTGAMAVSCAQPTDVVKVRFQASIHLGAGSNRKYSGTMDAYRTIAREEGVRGLWKGTLPNITRNAIVNCAEMVTYDIIKEKLLDYHLLTDNFPCHFISAFGAGFCATVVASPVDVVKTRYMNSPPGQYRSPLDCMLKMVAHEGPTAFYKGFTPSFLRLGTWNVVMFVTYEQLKRAFMKVQMLRESPF; encoded by the exons ATGGTTGGACTAAAGCCTTCAGAGGTACCTCCCACCACAGCTGTGAAGTTCCTGGGGGCAGGCACAGCGGCCTGTTTTGCTGATCTCCTCACCTTTCCACTGGACACGGCCAAGGTCCGCCTGCAG ATCCAGGGGGAGAACCAGGCGACCCAGGCAGCCCAGAGAGCCCAGTACCGCGGCGTGCTGGGCACCATCCTGACCATGGTGCGCACCGAGGGCCCCCGCAGCCCCTACAACGGGCTGGTCGCCGGCCTGCAGCGCCAGATGAGCTTTGCCTCCATCCGCATCGGCCTCTACGACTCTGTCAAGCAGTTCTACACCCCCAAAGGAGCGGACC aCTCGAGCATCACTACCCGGATTTTGGCAGGCTGCACCACAGGGGCCATGGCGGTATCGTGCGCCCAGCCCACGGATGTGGTGAAGGTCCGGTTTCAGGCCAGCATACACCTTGGGGCCGGGAGCAACAGGAAATACAGTGGGACGATGGATGCCTACAGGACCATTGCCAGGGAGGAAGGGGTCAGGGGCCTATGGAAAG GAACTTTGCCCAACATCACAAGGAATGCCATCGTCAACTGTGCTGAGATGGTGACCTATGACATCATCAAGGAGAAGCTGCTAGACTATCACCTGCTCACTG ACAACTTCCCCTGCCACTTCATCTCTGCCTTTGGAGCCGGCTTCTGTGCCACGGTGGTGGCCTCCCCAGTGGATGTGGTGAAGACCCGGTACATGAACTCGCCCCCAGGGCAATACCGCAGCCCCCTGGACTGTATGCTGAAGATGGTGGCCCACGAGGGCCCCACAGCCTTCTATAAGGG ATTTACACCATCCTTTTTGCGTTTGGGAACCTGGAATGTGGTGATGTTCGTGACCTATGAGCAGCTGAAACGGGCCTTCATGAAAGTCCAGATGCTACGGGAATCTCCATTCTGA